The proteins below come from a single Lates calcarifer isolate ASB-BC8 linkage group LG11, TLL_Latcal_v3, whole genome shotgun sequence genomic window:
- the LOC108877938 gene encoding LOW QUALITY PROTEIN: myc-associated zinc finger protein (The sequence of the model RefSeq protein was modified relative to this genomic sequence to represent the inferred CDS: inserted 2 bases in 1 codon), translated as MDTSWSNFLFQTPPTQSQPETPLQSELLPELTGSAQSPPAEHIVAPPSTVDTAALSEEPLPVKPLTKPSRPAHICATCNKEFKNSYNLRRHQSVHTGIKLKDRAAREKEDGAKGGRVEKQTVPLSLLHLTLPPQPQPPPPPPPPTAAAAPENTLPQPGQHANQEGQPVSVSIAPATVTMAAPPQPIQAAVVVVGSMEQNPNPNPXPNTNQVRKNHACEACGKAFRDVYHLNRHRLSHSDEKPYSCPICQQRFKRKDRMSYHVRSHQGGVEKPYVCPHCAKAFSRPDHLNSHVRQVHSTERPFKCTTCTSAFATRDRLRAHLIRHEEKVPCHICGKLLSAAYITDHMRVHNQSQHHACHLCNRSFTTLTYLRVHAQKHHGQEWKESGGARGGFGGTGAGGVLLCQLCGVQCKTATQLQGHMGTHANQANPSPDPTSTGPVGTTSVAVTVSSATTVGLLVTDCSSIAPQPHS; from the exons ATGGACACCTCCTGGAGTAATTTCCTCTTTCAG ACGCCGCCGACTCAGAGCCAACCGGAGACTCCTCTCCAGTCGGAGCTGCTGCCCGAGCTGACGGGCTCGGCTCAGAGTCCTCCAGCAGAGCACATCGTGGCGCCGCCGTCCACCGTCGACACCGCCGCCCTGAGCGAGGAGCCGCTACCTG TCAAACCTCTCACCAAACCGAGCCGGCCGGCCCACATCTGCGCCACCTGCAACAAGGAGTTCAAGAACAGCTACAACCTGCGGCGGCACCAGTCGGTTCACACGGGCATCAAGCTGAAGGACCGCGCCGCCCGGGAGAAGGAGGACGGAGCGAAGGGGGGACGGGTGGAGAAGCAGACGGtgcccctctccctcctccacctcaccctGCCCCCTCAGCCTcagccgcctcctcctcctcccccaccgACCGCCGCCGCTGCCCCGGAGAACACCCTCCCCCAGCCCGGCCAGCACGCCAACCAGGAGGGCCAGCCGGTCTCTGTGTCCATCGCCCCGGCAACCGTAACCATGGCTGCACCGCCGCAGCCCATCcaagcagctgttgttgttgttgggtcCATGGAGCAG AATCCAAATCCCAACCC ACCCAACACTAACCAGGTGAGGAAGAACCACGCCTGCGAGGCCTGCGGGAAGGCCTTCAGAGACGTCTACCACCTCAACCGACACCGGCTGTCCCACTCAGACGAGAAGCCCTACTCCTGCCCCATCTGCCAGCAGCGCTTCAAGAGGAAAGACAGGATGAGTTACCACGTTCGCTCGCACCAGGGCGGCGTGGAGAAACCGTACGTCTGTCCGCACTGCGCCAAGGCCTTCTCCAG accAGACCACCTCAACAGTCACGTTCGACAGGTGCACTCTACAGAGAGACCGTTCAAGTGCACG ACGTGCACGTCGGCGTTCGCCACGCGGGATCGTCTCCGAGCTCACCTGATCCGTCACGAGGAGAAGGTGCCGTGCCACATCTGTGGGAAGCTGCTGTCCGCCGCCTACATCACCGACCACATGAGGGTCCACAACCAGTCGCAGCACCACGCCTGTCACCTCTGCAACCGCA gcTTCACCACCCTCACCTACCTGCGTGTCCACGCTCAGAAACACCACGGTCAGGAGTGGAAGGAGAGCGGTGGGGCTCGGGGAGGTTTCGGTGGGACGGGGGCCGGCGGCGTGCTGCTCTGCCAGCTGTGCGGGGTGCAGTGTAAGACGGCCACGCAGCTCCAGGGTCACATGGGCACGCACGCCAACCAGGCCAACCCCAGCCCCGACCCGACGAGCACGGGCCCCGTGGGCACCACCAGCGTGGCTGTCACTGTGTCCAGCGCTACCACGGTGGGACTGCTGGTAACTGACTGCTCCAGTATCGCCCCCCAGCCTCACAGCTAG